Proteins from a genomic interval of Choristoneura fumiferana chromosome 12, NRCan_CFum_1, whole genome shotgun sequence:
- the LOC141433130 gene encoding uncharacterized protein has product MAAQAWRTLALLIAAASLVLAKYAEIESWRGAGRQATPAQEAEDERHDAEMLAAVRNSMKQWEQKRARTRSKRSQGSVCYGDFGCFEDSGPFAYLETLPSPPHEVGTHFLLYSTVSRGDQPLLAVSASNMSAAWGWAARAFDAARPTRVIVHGFGSNCDNVWVYEMRSALMAVEECNVVCVDWEGGATMPNYLRAAANTRLVGKQLAMLLQGFAKHIDLRYEDVHLIGFSLGAHVAGFAGSELHNISRITGLDPAGPLFEFQDPRARLDRGDAKFVDVIHSNGETLILGGLGAAQPLGHVDFYPNGGRVQHGCSNLFVGAVSDFVLPWAAASVEGRSLCNHRRAYKFFTDSVSPKCHFPAFPCADYDAFLEGRCFPCGGEQRCGNMGYYADRSLGRGQLYLLTREEEPFCAHQYHVSVWGESEAGAKNYGRVTLTLHGDSGLNESFPMTKREVTTPSAPRFTHMIVPHPALGVPLRATLHYAAYSGWLSAGAKAIRLDKLLIADSFGKTSSFCKKGLQLLSDEAVELPLYPGDCQVREIDENANSTSDELIKREASTKAVPIDLHDNELSDDTPQRPFQLVDNSEWTGADSGRAFGMTNTKTAASGVVEIAEPVLRPRQHKTSRQRADAEHPPEISEPLLRATQPPRPTTPPPARKAKNYDISTTPTYEPQADQPEKEETGFAVQFLPSRLASFISRAERYARDTLLPLVSAYAPRLPIFGSRDLPKPTARYIPMDTTNITSSVPIPTPTLEMKIESLKGMGPPGEKREIESPEDPEVSVTSSTATPSAEAEKLRAAPSEMLQVVSGPSVSTSTALPPMALRSDGEKILIVYPSNARDERKIRSHSYPEELQFEALYRHTAAPAVRVDLPTFTPPVTSPTPPTREPAAKPDRYIPVPFPKSQDKALNNAT; this is encoded by the exons ATGGCGGCACAAGCCTGGCGAACGCTCGCCTTACTCATTGCCGCAGCATCACTCGTCTTAGCTAAAT ATGCGGAGATCGAGTCAtggcgcggcgcggggcggCAGGCGACGCCGGCGCAGGAGGCCGAGGACGAACGACACGACGCGGAGATGCTCGCGGCCGTCAGAAACTCCATGAAGCAATGGGAGCAGAAGAGAGCTCGCACTAG GAGCAAGAGGTCGCAAGGCAGCGTCTGTTACGGCGACTTCGGTTGCTTCGAGGATTCCGGCCCGTTCGCGTACCTCGAGACATTGCCAAGCCCTCCCCATGAAGTCGGAACACATTTTCTGCTTTACTCTACAGTTAGCAG AGGCGACCAACCTCTGCTGGCGGTGTCTGCCAGCAACATGTCAGCAGCGTGGGGCTGGGCGGCACGTGCGTTCGACGCGGCGCGGCCGACGCGCGTCATCGTGCACGGGTTCGGTTCCAACTGCGATAACGTGTGGGTGTATGAGATGCGCTCCGCATTGATGGCTGTT GAGGAATGTAACGTAGTCTGTGTAGACTGGGAAGGCGGCGCGACGATGCCGAACTACTTGCGTGCCGCCGCCAACACGCGGCTTGTGGGAAAGCAGCTGGCCATGCTGCTGCAAG GTTTCGCGAAACACATAGACCTGCGGTACGAAGACGTTCATTTGATTGGATTCAGCTTGGGCGCCCACGTGGCTGGATTTGCAGGGTCGGAGTTGCACAACATCAGTCGAATTACAG GCCTAGACCCAGCCGGCCCGCTCTTCGAGTTCCAAGACCCGCGGGCGCGGCTGGACCGAGGGGACGCCAAGTTCGTGGACGTGATCCACTCCAACGGCGAGACGCTGATCCTGGGCGGGCTGGGCGCCGCGCAGCCGCTGGGACACGTGGACTTTTACCCCAACGGCGGCCGCGTGCAGCATGGCTGCTCCAACTT ATTCGTTGGCGCGGTGTCAGACTTTGTGCTACCTTGGGCGGCCGCATCCGTAGAAGGCCGCTCGCTGTGCAACCACCGACGCGCTTACAAGTTCTTCACGGATTCCGTGTCACCCAAATGCCATTTCCCCGCCTTCCCTTGTGCCGATTATGATGCTTTTCTTGag ggTCGTTGTTTCCCATGCGGCGGCGAGCAGCGCTGCGGTAACATGGGTTACTACGCGGACCGGTCTCTAGGACGAGGCCAGCTGTACCTACTGACCAGGGAGGAAGAACCCTTCTGCG CCCACCAGTACCACGTATCGGTGTGGGGAGAGAGCGAGGCGGGTGCAAAGAACTACGGCCGCGTCACGCTCACTCTTCACGGGGACTCCGGGCTGAACGAGTCCTTCCCTATGACCAA ACGCGAAGTGACGACACCGTCGGCGCCCCGCTTCACGCACATGATAGTCCCGCACCCCGCCCTAGGAGTCCCGCTGCGCGCAACATTGCACTACGCGGCCTACTCGGGGTGGCTCAGCGCAGGCGCCAAGGCCATACGGCTCGACAAACTGCTCATCGCAGACAGCTTTGGGAAGAC ATCATCTTTCTGCAAGAAAGGGCTGCAACTACTGTCAGATGAAGCAGTCGAGCTGCCGCTTTATCCCGGGGACTGCCAAGTACGAGAG ATTGATGAGAATGCAAACTCAACAAGCGACGAGTTAATCAAAAGAGAGGCGTCAACCAAAGCTGTCCCCATAGATTTACACGACAACGAGCTAAGTGACGACACGCCGCAGCGGCCGTTCCAACTCGTCGACAACTCAGAGTGGACCGGCGCTGACTCCGGCAGAGCTTTCGGCATGACCAATACGAAAACGGCTGCAAGCGGCGTCGTGGAAATAGCCGAGCCTGTTCTAAGGCCGCGGCAGCACAAAACGTCACGGCAAAGAGCGGATGCCGAGCACCCACCGGAGATATCCGAGCCTCTCCTCCGAGCGACGCAACCCCCGCGCCCGACCACCCCGCCGCCCGCACGCAAAGCCAAAAACTACGACATTTCTACCACACCCACTTACGAACCACAAGCAGACCAGCCGGAAAAGGAAGAGACCGGTTTCGCCGTACAATTCCTACCATCGAGACTGGCATCCTTCATTTCAAGAGCGGAACGATACGCGAGAGACACCCTCCTCCCGCTTGTTTCTGCGTACGCGCCTCGCCTGCCCATATTCGGGTCGCGAGATCTGCCGAAGCCGACTGCAAGATACATACCCATGGATACGACGAATATAACTAGCTCCGTGCCGATTCCAACCCCAACGTTGGAGATGAAGATAGAGTCGTTAAAAGGCATGGGCCCACCGGGAGAGAAGCGAGAGATAGAATCTCCAGAGGACCCAGAGGTCTCTGTCACATCCTCAACAGCAACTCCTTCTGCAGAGGCAGAAAAGTTGCGCGCAGCGCCCTCAGAGATGTTGCAAGTTGTGTCCGGCCCTTCAGTTTCAACAAGCACAGCTTTGCCGCCTATGGCTTTACGGAGTGATGGAGAGAAGATTCTCATAGTGTACCCCAGCAACGCGCGGGATGAGAGAAAGATACGCTCCCACTCGTACCCGGAGGAACTCCAGTTTGAGGCGTTGTACAGACACACGGCTGCCCCGGCGGTCAGGGTGGACTTGCCCACATTCACTCCGCCAGTAACGTCGCCCACTCCGCCCACCCGCGAGCCCGCGGCAAAACCCGACCGATACATTCCCGTACCATTCCCGAAATCTCAAGACAAAGCTTTAAACAACGCAACGTGA